The genomic region CATACATTCAATTTATCAAGTCGGAAATTGGGATGGCATCGTTTGAACGAAAGGTTAATAAAACGGTTGCTAATTTAGAACAAGAGACTGCGATTGCAGCATATGTTAAAACAGCCAACAATCAAAATGTATTGAGAATTAGTAAAAATGGCCGTCGATATTTGATTTTTAATAACTTAGGTTTTCAAGCGCCTACCAAACAGGCAGAAGTTAAACCTAATGTAAGATCAAAATATGAATTTAATTCAGACGGCTATCAGAAAAAAATAATTGCGGATCAAAATCAAGCAGTTTCACTGGGCAACTTTATCCCGGGAAAATATAGTATTGAAGTTGTTAAAACAACGGATAGGGGCACGTATCATGGGCACCTCAAATTCAACACATCAGAAAGTAAAAGTAATGTCGTAAAGGTGACGGAAGATTTTGAACAGGCAACGATTCAAGCCAACCTCAAAAATACAGAAGGTTTAGAAGATAAATCTATAAAAGTCGTCATTAATGATGAAAAATTAGACTACGGCAAAAATAAAAACTATGGTCCTTTTCCGTTAAGTCGTGATTTAAACGTTTATGCAGTGGGTCAAACTAATGGAAAAACATTCAAAACAAATACGCAAGTGATTAAGAAAGACGACATACAATCCAAAAATAACGTCAAATTGACATTTGATGATAAAGCTATTGAACGTTTCAACAAATCACAAGAAAAAGATGTTGTTAATCAATTAAGTGACTTTATTAAAGACTATATAGGAGCCCTTGGGAATGCCTCAAAGCATAAAGACTATAGTCAAGTGGCTAATTATTTAAATGGTCAAAATCATAAATTTATTACGTTGAAACAAGATATTGAAAGAGAAAAGGACCTAGATTTTAAAAATCCAGAGGTTATTAATGTTCAAGAAAGCGATGGACTATACTATGTCACTGTTGAAAAAGAAGCAAATCAACATCGGATTGTAAGAAGACAATATACGGTTAGAGGTGAAGCGGATAAAGATCAGTTCAAGATTGTGGATTACGATGGTGAATAACAAAATATGGAAGAGGCTGGGACATCAATCCCACAATAATAGCGTAGAGATGATTGAATCTCTACGCTTTTCTTTGTTTTACTCGACGCTCATCCTATTCCCTCAGGCGTCTCGCCAACACTACTACGTGATATACATGTCATTTTACATTAAAATACTTTTAAAAAGACACTTTCGTATCATTGAATGAATCATCTCATTATAAGAAAACTTCGAGATATTTATATCCCAGCCTGTTTTTCGATTACTGAAATATATTAGCCTTCTACTTTTATGTAACCAAGCATAGTGTAGATTGTTTCATAATGAAAAATGGTAGTGAGTCATTGTAGGATAATAGATGAAGTTATCATTCGACAATAGAGATGCAATATGATTTATAACAATTAAAAATAGTATAGATGTTATTTGTGCCAAATCATTAACAACAAATTTTAAATATATATTGTAAATGAATTTAGAAATAGATTATAATAAAGCGAGTTTAATAGTATGCATCAACTTAGTCTGATCACCATTTTTAGGAAAGGTGAATTTTAATTGTATGAGCAAAGCAGATTTACGGATTCAGAAAACACTTTCGAAATTGACACATGCATTTATAGAGTTACTTGAAACAGATTTACTAACTAAAATTACAATTAATCAAATTTGTACACGAGCTAAAGTTCATCGTACAACATTTTATAAACATTTCAAAGATAAGTACGATTTGCTACAGTATACTTGTAATGTATTGACTCGCCCCTTTTTTGATATAGAGTTTGATACACGTATAGAAACCCCTTTTACGAGTATTGAGCAAACTTTCACACCACAAATGATTAGAGTGCTGAAAGTTCAAAAAGAGGATCCCTTATTTTATGATGTTGCCATGACATTATTTTCACAATCATTTTCAGACGAAATACATAGTAAAAGAGATGAACTCATTTTTAAAGAAGTTTTCCCTATTGAACTGTTTAGTTATATTTATGCTTCGACGATTATATCGATGAATCA from Staphylococcus felis harbors:
- a CDS encoding TetR/AcrR family transcriptional regulator, which codes for MSKADLRIQKTLSKLTHAFIELLETDLLTKITINQICTRAKVHRTTFYKHFKDKYDLLQYTCNVLTRPFFDIEFDTRIETPFTSIEQTFTPQMIRVLKVQKEDPLFYDVAMTLFSQSFSDEIHSKRDELIFKEVFPIELFSYIYASTIISMNQWRIHQNLEFNAKDLDDIYQSFMNAKILKQKETDITP
- a CDS encoding TcaA second domain-containing protein produces the protein MTECPRCHQISNHNAYCQNCQLQISYSINSSNSNSSDMNEKRKASAHHSKQWPIKKMIPIGIIGFIIILLIILFLLLKNYNSPEAQAQILINAIDKNDTSRLSNILSSKDNKVGPNEADTYIQFIKSEIGMASFERKVNKTVANLEQETAIAAYVKTANNQNVLRISKNGRRYLIFNNLGFQAPTKQAEVKPNVRSKYEFNSDGYQKKIIADQNQAVSLGNFIPGKYSIEVVKTTDRGTYHGHLKFNTSESKSNVVKVTEDFEQATIQANLKNTEGLEDKSIKVVINDEKLDYGKNKNYGPFPLSRDLNVYAVGQTNGKTFKTNTQVIKKDDIQSKNNVKLTFDDKAIERFNKSQEKDVVNQLSDFIKDYIGALGNASKHKDYSQVANYLNGQNHKFITLKQDIEREKDLDFKNPEVINVQESDGLYYVTVEKEANQHRIVRRQYTVRGEADKDQFKIVDYDGE